The following proteins come from a genomic window of Theileria equi strain WA chromosome 2 map unlocalized gcontig_1105316255037, whole genome shotgun sequence:
- a CDS encoding hypothetical protein (encoded by transcript BEWA_036040A): MNASKRRDLYKPVNLDSSFVRKSMLTNHRQSERSRLLEASRQSGYDGKVLSFKNLNELLSELKKSIDSNSADATIAILGQLLGILKFDLGESEGAGVELLAQCLSSNNHQIVHLAISCILEIVDNNPGTVISQEYIAKLAAIFESCTKLVPTSADQIFVNILDSVLNLFIMSGFNNFDLITPYVSSIVDHGVKLLQQTKPSLFVKTFSAFLCVILESNTAGTQFHDMFAHYRCLDILIQIIKENYSNINKSFVSTERTMLGDILYAIFYFISSSYNTTYEDYQNVVYIVQTFLTGLEGVNIQRESFIPVDEFIVKMDSTFADVLIPLLQIISQCTTCKYPDIVNSSISIPNLQNILRNCFKSPHRSVKLVSLYLCTIMAEGSDQVIEFTIALIPDIIEILKSEENYDIRLESGVCIVSIYRNALYRKRLDAFKFQILDGFLKLFIQCKHDYTTVMVSLDYFELFLNIEPTAIEMLYEKNIIEILESAEFLHDDSVRLRISKFVENFDTIEPEDS, from the exons ATGAACGCATCAAAAAGAAGGGATTTATACAAGCCTGTAAACCTGGATTCCTCGTTTGTGAG GAAGTCCATGTTAACCAACCATAGACAGTCGGAAAGGTCGAGACTTCTAGAGGCATCCAGACAATCAGGTTATGATGGCAAAGttttatcctttaaaaat TTGAATGAGCTTCTTAGCGAGTTGAAGAAGTCGATTGACTCGAATTCAGCGGATGCAACCATAGCTATACTTGGGCAGCTTCTTGGTATTCTCAAGTTTGACCTAG GCGAGTCTGAAGGCGCTGGAGTAGAGCTGCTGGCTCAATGTCTATCTTCAAA TAATCACCAAATTGTCCATCTTGCAATTTCCTGTATTTTAGAAATCGTTGACAATAATCCTGGGACTGTGATATCCCAAGAATATATCGCAAAGCTTGCTGCGATCTTTGAGTCCTGTACAAAACTTGTACCAACTAGTGCGGAtcaaatttttgtaaacATTTTAGACTCGGTCTTGAATCTCTTCATTATGTCAGGATTTAACAATTTTGACCTTATAACTCCGTATGTTTCAAGTATAGTAGACCATGGTGTTAAATTGCTGCAACAAACG AAACCAAGTCTATTCGTCAAGACATTTTCCGCATTTTTGTGTGTAATACTTGAATCAAATACAGCAGGGACACAGTTTCATGATATGTTTGCTCATTACAGATGTCTTGATATACTCATCCAGATTATAAAG GAAAATTATTCgaatataaacaagagTTTTGTTTCCACTGAAAGGACCATGCTTGGAGACATTTTGTATGCtatattttattttataaGTTCAAGTTACAATACTACCTACGAAGACTACCAAAACGTTGTCTACATTGtccaaacatttttaacGGGACTTGAAGGGGTAAATATCCAACGGGAAAGTTTTATTCCAGTTGACGAATTCATTGTAAAGATGGATTCAACTTTTGCTGATGTTTTGATCCCGCTACTTCAGATTATATCTCAATGCACTACCTGTAAATACCCTGATATCGTAAACTCTTCGATTTCGATACCGAACCTGCAGAACATTCTGAGGAATTGTTTCAAGAGTCCTCATAG GAGCGTGAAACTGGTTTCGTTGTATTTGTGTACGATAATGGCAGAGGGTAGTGATCAAGTTATCGAGTTCACCATTGCTTTAATTCCAGACATCATAGAGATACTAAAATCTGAAGAGAACTACGATATTAGGCTGGAATCTGGAGTTTGCATAGTGAGTATCTACCGCAATGCTCTTTACAGGAAACGTTTGGATGCATTTAAATTTCAGATTTTGGATGGATTTCTAAAGCTTTTCATCCAGTGCAAACATGATTACACTACAGTTATGGTTTCTTTGGACTATTTTGAGTTGTTTTTGAACATTGAGCCTACTGCAATCGAGATGCTATACGAGAAGAACATCATTGAGATTCTGGAATCGGCCGAATTCTTACATGACGACAGTGTCAGGCTTCGGATATCTAAATTTGTCGAGAATTTTGACACTATAGAGCCCGAAGATTCTTAA
- a CDS encoding conserved hypothetical protein (encoded by transcript BEWA_036050A) — translation MCSMITDILDYIIALITGYSRGQRVLLDRSLVDLLGSLWWTLGPVSYKIHDPKVIANFEQLCLDTLDREVFANLHNNPKLLDSVTKMVMERLNIDEKYLHLVEDAVLQISKHLYHLAVFDKTISVQVDEETEAHRKLLDELWTSLETRPLPESYSVSHSVDATDKTTSSWGVLGFQMPLTDFRRTGLLGLQCLNYMATNFPEKSKEALEASNDAKLWFPFAVTSINVTSWVLDYWNTSKLGAFSYNNDRPPLETFYIIHSFVFFEFINFWRLSDAKSILEFKEVSLKLL, via the exons ATGTGTTCCATGATTACTGATATACTTGACTACATTATCGCCCTTATAACAGGATACTCGCGTGGTCAGAGGGTCTTACTGGACCGCAGTCTAGTGGATCTCCTAGGTTCGCTATGGTGGACCCTCGGCCCTGTTAGCTACAAAATTCATGATCCGAAGGTAATTGCAAATTTCGAGCAGCTATGTCTCGACACATTGGACAGGGAG GTGTTTGCAAATCTGCATAATAATCCCAAACTGCTCGATAGTGTCACGAAGATGGTCATGGAGAGGCTAAATATCGATGAAAAGTATCTACATCTCGTGGAAGATGCAGTCCTGCAAATAAGTAAGCACCTCTACCATTTGGCTGTCTTTGACAAGACCATCTCCGTACAAGTAGATGAAGAAACAGAGGCCCatagaaaa TTGCTAGATGAGCTGTGGACGTCCCTGGAGACCAGACCCTTGCCGGAATCTTACAGTGTATCCCACTCCGTGGATGCTACTGACAAAACAACCAGCAGTTGGGGAGTGCTTGGGTTTCAGATGCCTCTTACCGACTTTAGGAGGACTGGTTTGCTCGGCTTACAGTGCCTAAACTACATGGCAACCAATTTCCCCgaaaaatccaaagaagCCCTGGAAGCCTCCAACGATGCCAAACTCTGGTTCCCTTTTGCAGTCACAAGTATAAACGTAACTTCTTGGGTTTTAGATTACTGGAACACGTCAAAACTTGGCGCATTCAGTTACAATAACGATCGTCCTCCGCTGGAAACATTTTACATTATCCACTCATTCGTTTTCTTCGAGTTTATAAACTTTTGGAGACTTTCCGATGCAAAGTCCATTCTTGAGTTCAAAGAGGTATCTTTAAAACTACTttaa
- a CDS encoding conserved hypothetical protein (encoded by transcript BEWA_036060A): MELPEGYIFKAPCVFWREKSLLLYASGSVLYAFNTRDSVLSHKFENGHITKAIRSITVDNARSLILVASEDKILSIFDDSIKLLAKRQFGKKLVSTAVVENSILIADSFGDISVLPFADIHDIEDKGSDKDLLCPFSHYSTITATYTSAEGSIFTANKDGKVVRNSIPDVHNILNYYLGHTQSVSSLAIIDGDIEPVLASLSIDFSVKFWDIKSGDELYSVDLTQVLDDVGVVPCHIAWDSANKILLLPCSKKLFFLHLSLENGVSHVNTTTLSLEYTLQTCLAVPLEDSSQLYIVDSEGNLHIYISSLKNLDTSCKLVNDVNINLWEKDLVSSSLENSKAIPLNVAKHVM, from the exons ATGGAGCTCCCCGAAGGGTACATTTTTAAGGCTCCCTGTGTCTTTTGGAGAGAGAAATCCTTGTTATTGTATGCTTCTGGCTCTGTACTTTACGCCTTTAATACCAG GGACTCTGTTTTATCGcataaatttgaaaatggaCACATAACAAAGGCCATTCGATCTATAACT GTTGATAATGCCCGTTCTTTGATACTGGTGGCCTCGGAGGACAAGATTCTATCGATATTCGACGATTCAATCAAGCTTTTGGCTAAAAG GCAATTTGGCAAAAAACTGGTGTCTACTGCGGTTGTTGAGAACAGCATACTGATCGCCGACTCCTTTGGAGACATATCTGTGCTTCCATTTGCTGATATTCACGATATTGAAGACAAAGGGAGTGATAAAGACCTGCTGTGCCCCTTTTCTCACTACAGCACAATCACTGCTACG TACACTAGTGCTGAGGGATCCATATTTACCGCAAACAAGGACGGAAAGGTGGTGCGAAATTCGATTCCAGATGTTCATAATATCCTAAACTATTACTTGGGACATACACA GTCTGTGTCATCCCTCGCAATAATAGATGGAGATATTGAACCTGTTTTGGCGTCACTGTCAATCGACTTTAGCGTTAAATTTTGGGATATAAAGAGTGGAGATGAACTTTACTCTGTAGATTTGACACAGGTCCTTGATGATGTTGGTGTGGTACCCTGTCATATTGCATGGGATTCTGCAAACAAGATACTTTTGTTACCATGTTCAAAGAAACTGTTTTTCCTACATTTATCTCTTGAAAATGGTGTTTCGCATGTAAACACTACGACTTTATCGCTGGAATATACTCTACAAACATGCCTTGCAGTTCCGCTTGAGGACTCGTCTCAACTCTACATTGTAGATTCTGAGGGCAACTTGCACATTTATATCTCAAGCCTAAAAAATCTCGACACATCTTGCAAGCTTGTAAACGATGTTAATATAAATCTATGGGAAAAGGACCTTGTGtcttcatctttggaaaataGTAAAGCAATACCTCTAAATGTAGCTAAACACGTAATGTAA